In Seriola aureovittata isolate HTS-2021-v1 ecotype China chromosome 17, ASM2101889v1, whole genome shotgun sequence, a genomic segment contains:
- the snrnp70 gene encoding U1 small nuclear ribonucleoprotein 70 kDa, with amino-acid sequence MTQFLPPNLLALFAPRDPIPFLPQLEKLPHEKHHNQPYSGIAPFIRHFEDPRDAPPPTRAETREERLERKRREKIERRQAVVETELKLWDPHNDPNAQGDAFKTLFVARVNYDTTESKLRREFEVYGPIKRIYIVYNKKTGKPRGYAFIEYEHERDMHSAYKHADGKKIDGRRVLVDVERGRTVKGWHPRRLGGGLGGTRRGGADVNIKHSGRDDASRYDDRPIGGDRDRGERRERSRERDRDKDRERRRSRSRERRRRTRSRERERERERQIGGGEDGGGGGGVGGGGGGGGGGGGGGGGSSRRRERERERGGAAGGDSRSRERSRDRKRRSRSRDRKRDRERGKGLDGEDVSQGDGVPEGGERTLEEHEGEVGEGMEERRDRDRERDRDRRRSHRDRDRRRGDRDRDREHKRERGERDRGDRREERHGSLRDDMGPQDDMGNDDEGGAPPHMEEYSQDGMMMDQQSVPSADGYGSSENGYKMEAPGDEY; translated from the exons ATGACACAGTTTCTCCCCCCGAATCTGCTGGCCCTCTTTGCTCCGCGGGACCCCATACCGTTCCTGCCTCAGCTGGAGAAGCTGCCCCATGAGAAGCATCACAACCAGCCTTACAGTGGCATCGCTCCGTTCATCAGGCACTTCGAG GATCCCAGAGATGCCCCCCCACCAACAAGGGCAGAGACCCGTGAGGAGCGGCTGGAGAGGAAG AGGCGAGAGAAGATAGAAAGGAGACAAGCAGTGGTGGAAACAGAACTCAAGCTAT GGGACCCCCATAATGACCCCAATGCACAAGGGGATGCCTTCAAGACTTTGTTTGTTGCCCGAGTG aACTATGATACCACAGAGTCCAAGCTCCGCCGTGAGTTTGAGGTCTATGGCCCCATCAAACGG ATCTACATCGTCTACAACAAGAAGACAGGGAAGCCTCGGGGCTACGCCTTCATTGAGTATGAGCATGAACGGGACATGCACT ccgCCTACAAACACGCAGATGGGAAGAAGATCGACGGCAGACGGGTGCTGGTGGACGTGGAACGAGGACGCACGGTCAAAGGATGGCACCCTCGCAGGCTGG GTGGTGGACTGGGTGGTACGAGGAGAGGTGGAGCCGATGTCAACATCAAGCACTCTGGGCGAGATGATGCGTCGCGTTACGACGATCGGCCTATAGGCGG TGATCGGGATCGTGGGGAACGGAGGGAGCGCAGCCGGGAGCGTGATCGGGACAAGGACAGAGAGCGCCGGAGGTCCAGATCCCGTGAACGCCGTCGACGCACCCGTTCCcgggagcgagagagggagagagagaggcaaattggaggaggagaggacggcggcggcggcggtggcgttggtggtggcggtggcggcggAGGCGGAGGCggcggtggcggtggtggtAGTAGTCGGCGtcgagagcgagagagggagcgTGGGGgggcagcaggaggagacagcAGGAGCAGGGAGAGGAGTCGAGACCGgaagagaaggagcaggagcCGGGATCGCAagagggacagggagagaggcAAGGGGTTGGATGGGGAGGACGTCAGCCAGGGAGACGGGGTCCCTGAGGGTGGGGAGCGGACGCTGGAGGAACATGAAGGAGAGGTGGGGGAGGGTATGGAAGAGCgtagagacagggacagagagagggacagggacCGAAGGCGTAGCCACAGGGACAGAGACCGGCGCAGGGGAGAccgagacagagacagggagcacaaaagggagcggggggagagagacagaggagaccgCAGGGAAGAGCGCCATGGGTCCCTACGAGATGACATGGGCCCCCAGGATGACATGGGCAATGATGATGAGGGGGGAGCTCCGCCACACATGGAGGAGTACAGTCAGGATGGAATGATGATGGACCAGCAATCGGTGCCATCAGCTGACGGCTACGGCTCCAGTGAGAACGGCTACAAGATGGAGGCTCCAGGAGATGAGTACTGA